TGGCCTGTTGCATACTTCCTCCGACCGCACGTAACACCTCCTCCTGGTTCGAAATCCAATTGTGCAGCTGGAACCCGCCTTGCTGGTGAATGTATGCTACGTTCCTACCCAAGGATACTGCTTCATCCACACTTTCAACGCTAGTCAGCATGTCGTCGACGTAATGATGAGATTTGATGCATTCCGCTGCTTCCGGAAAGCGCTCGGCGTAGCGATCGGCATTCAtatttttcacgaactgtgcacAACTTGGAGAACACGCCGAACCGAAGGTCATTCGCAGCATCACGTATTCATCGGGATCGGTTTGCGATGGAACTGTTCGCCAGAAAAATCGTTGGCTGTTGTGATCTTCTTCCTGTATCAGCACAGCATACTCCCTAAATCTGCTAAGAACTGCCGGCAGTGGAGAGAGCAAATCCGGTCCAGTCATCAACATCGAGTTAAGTGATATTCCGTTTACAGCTGCTGCCGCGTCCCAGACCACTCTAACCTTATTCGGTTTATTTGGGTTGAAAACCGGCAAGATAGGCAGGTACCATTTCCTGGGGTGTTTCGTTTGTATCTCACTTTCTGCTAATTTTTTAATGTAGCCTTTCTCGATGTGTTCTTTCAGGACCTGATCCATCATGTCGCGGAGCTTTGGATCTTTGGACAATCTTCGCTCTAAGCATTCGAGTCGTCTGAGGGCCATTGAACGATTGTTTGGCAGTTTAACATCGTCATAACGTCAAAGCAGTCCTGTGACATACCTTTCGCCTTTAAGAACGGTGGTCTTTTGAAGTATTGCGATTGCTCGTTCATTCTCTTTTGAGAGCATGCTGATAGCGCCTCTGTGACGGGGTTCCTCGAGCGCGAAACCACCCTTTAAAGCTGTCCCTATCTTGGCTTCGATGAGTTCACAGTCGCACTCTTGGGCCCGGTGGAATGATacgatgctgctgttgataCCATTGCCGTTCCACCCAGAAACCACCCATCCTAGCCGGGTCTTTGTGGCCACTGGTTCGTCCGCTTGTCCTTCTATTGTTTTTAACGGCACCGTGAGGTGATAGTTGTTCATGCCAAGAAGGATGCGAGGGGCTGCTGCCGGATACTGTGGCAATGGAATGGACGCCAGGTGGCAAAACTTTGTACGCAGACGATCCATTTTTACCCGTTGAGGGGGTAATCCAAGGTGTTTTACCGATCGTACGTTTGAGGCTTGGAATTTCTTGGCACCACTGGACATTCCCATAATACTAACGCTCACCTGTTTGGAGTCACGTTCAGTGCGATGTTGCCCTCCTGTCCATTTCAAGCACAGCGGTCGGTCTGACCCCTCCAATCCCAACTCGTCCACCAGAGACTGTTCGATCAGTGACACCGAAGCTCCATCGTCCAGAAAGGCAACTGTCTTCACCGTTTTTCCTCCGGCTTGGAGCTCGACCGGAACATATCTTAACAGGACACTTTCTTCGGTGGCTGTAGAGTGGGAGAAGTTAGCTTCTTGCCTGATTTTACCTGCCTTGTTGTGTAGAGATGGATGATGTTTCATCGTGCATCCGTCTTTGCCGCACTGCCTGGATTCTTTGCATGGAGCACGGTGCTTCCTCAGGCAGTATTTGCATAAGTACCTTCGCTTCACGAAGTCCCAACGGTCTGCGATGTTCATCTGCCAATATGCGACGCAGTCCTGCAGTTCAGCACATCCGTCGTCGCATGCACATTTGGTTTCCGTACAGTTCTGCGAGGAATAGTTTGTA
The Anopheles stephensi strain Indian unplaced genomic scaffold, UCI_ANSTEP_V1.0 ucontig293, whole genome shotgun sequence genome window above contains:
- the LOC118516437 gene encoding uncharacterized protein LOC118516437 → MARLQQAPKGDALRAVQGRLRNAANLKEVMQELRSSFGRPEVIVKTLLNQIRRQVPAKADKLETLIQFAVSVDEMCAAVRTSGKQERYDGPVLDELVSRLPPMIKLMWGIHSLNLQNVNLTAFGKWMQSIKQAAQSVTPPASCLEPSNSKYVNAHSTNYSSQNCTETKCACDDGCAELQDCVAYWQMNIADRWDFVKRRYLCKYCLRKHRAPCKESRQCGKDGCTMKHHPSLHNKAGKIRQEANFSHSTATEESVLLRYVPVELQAGGKTVKTVAFLDDGASVSLIEQSLVDELGLEGSDRPLCLKWTGGQHRTERDSKQVSVSIMGMSSGAKKFQASNVRSVKHLGLPPQRVKMDRLRTKFCHLASIPLPQYPAAAPRILLGMNNYHLTVPLKTIEGQADEPVATKTRLGWVVSGWNGNGINSSIVSFHRAQECDCELIEAKIGTALKGGFALEEPRHRGAISMLSKENERAIAILQKTTVLKGERRLECLERRLSKDPKLRDMMDQVLKEHIEKGYIKKLAESEIQTKHPRKWYLPILPVFNPNKPNKVRVVWDAAAAVNGISLNSMLMTGPDLLSPLPAVLSRFREYAVLIQEEDHNSQRFFWRTVPSQTDPDEYVMLRMTFGSACSPSCAQFVKNMNADRYAERFPEAAECIKSHHYVDDMLTSVESVDEAVSLGRNVAYIHQQGGFQLHNWISNQEEVLRAVGGSMQQAKDLNLDPAMKTQKVLGMWWDLHVALLMG